From a single Lolium rigidum isolate FL_2022 chromosome 7, APGP_CSIRO_Lrig_0.1, whole genome shotgun sequence genomic region:
- the LOC124670103 gene encoding CBL-interacting protein kinase 23, giving the protein MGTHGGGSGGRTRVGRYELGRTLGEGTFAKVKFARNVQTGENVAIKILDKEKVLKHKMIAQIKREISTMKLIRHPNVIRMYEVMASKTKIYIVMELVTGGELFDKIASRGRLKEDDARKYFQQLINAVDYCHSRGVYHRDLKPENLLLDANGTLKVSDFGLSALSKQVREDGLLHTTCGTPNYVAPEVINNKGYDGAKADLWSCGVILFVLMAGYLPFEDSNLMSLYKKIYKADFTCPSWFSTSAKKLIKKILDPNPSTRITIAEVISNEWFKKGYQPPRFETADVNLDDVNSIFNETGDPAQLVVERREERPAVMNAFELISTSQGLNLGTLFEKQTDSVKRETRFASRLPAKEILSKIEAAAGPMGFNVQKRNYKLKLQGENPGRKGQLAIATEVFEVTPSLYMVEIRKSNGDTLEFHNFYHSISNGLKDVMWKPEGGIPEADEIRHRRSP; this is encoded by the exons ATGGGCACGCATggcggcgggagcggcgggaggaCGCGGGTCGGGAGGTACGAGCTGGGGAGGACGCTCGGGGAGGGGACGTTCGCCAAGGTCAAGTTCGCCAGGAACGTCCAGACCGGCGAGAATGTCGCCATCAAGATCCTCGACAAGGAGAAGGTCCTCAAGCACAAGATGATCGCGCAG ATAAAGCGCGAGATCTCCACCATGAAGCTCATCAGGCATCCCAACGTTATTCGGATGTACGAG GTGATGGCCAGCAAGACCAAGATATACATAGTGATGGAGCTTGTCACCGGTGGTGAACTTTTCGACAAGATC GCTTCGCGCGGGAGGCTCAAGGAGGACGACGCGAGGAAATATTTCCAGCAACTGATCAACGCTGTTGACTACTGCCATAGCAGAGGCGTCTATCACCGAGATTTGAAG CCTGAAAATCTTCTCCTTGACGCTAATGGCACTCTCAAGGTGTCAGACTTTGGACTGAGCGCGCTGTCAAAGCAAGTGCGG GAGGATGGGCTGCTGCACACCACTTGTGGAACTCCCAATTATGTTGCTCCCGAG GTTATAAATAACAAAGGTTATGACGGAGCCAAGGCTGATCTCTGGTCATGTGGGGTGATTCTCTTTGTCCTCATGGCAGGGTACCTTCCGTTTGAAGATTCAAACCTCATGTCACTTTACAAGAAg ATATACAAAGCTGACTTTACTTGCCCATCTTGGTTCTCCACAAGCGCAAAAAAGCTCATCAAGAAGATACTAGATCCCAATCCTAGCACT AGAATAACTATTGCTGAGGTTATAAGCAACGAGTGGTTCAAGAAAGGATATCAGCCTCCTAGGTTTGAGACAGCAGACGTTAATCTGGATGATGTCAACTCTATATTCAACGAAACCGGG GATCCAGCACAGCTTGTTGTCGAAAGGCGTGAAGAAAGACCAGCGGTGatgaatgcttttgagttgatttctACCTCACAGGGCCTCAATCTCGGCACACTCTTTGAGAAGCAAACG GATTCTGTTAAGCGGGAGACAAGGTTTGCGTCGAGGCTTCCTGCAAAAGAGAtactgtctaaaattgaagcagcAGCAGGACCCATGGGCTTCAATGTACAGAAGCGCAACTACAAG CTGAAGTTGCAAGGAGAGAATCCTGGAAGGAAAGGTCAGCTGGCAATTGCGACAGAG GTTTTTGAAGTCACACCTTCACTCTACATGGTTGAAATCCGCAAGTCTAACGGTGACACCCTGGAATTCCACAAT TTCTACCATAGCATCTCAAATGGGCTGAAGGATGTCATGTGGAAGCCAGAAGGCGGCATACCTGAAGCCGACGAGATCCGGCACCGGAGGTCGCCGTGA